The Acinetobacter lwoffii genomic sequence TGGCGTTCATGGTCGCTCCGTGCTGGTTTGTTATTGTCGTTGTATCTGCCTTTACTGGCTTTTATTTAACGTATAATTTTTACGCTGTTTCAGCAGACTAACAAAGAACACTTTGACCACCAATAGAAATTGGTGCACGATGGTTGTGCAAATATGCACAGGAATTTAACAGGATGTTAAATAAAAAATGAAAGTGGATTGGGATCATTTACGTTTCTTTTTGGTTTTAGCGCGTGCTAAAACGCTCACCAATGCAGCACGCTTGATTGGGGTTGAACACAGTACCGTGGCACGGCGGATTCAGGCCCTGGAAAATACCCTCGGTACTCAACTGTTTAAGCGCGAAGCCACCGGTTATGAACTGACCTCGGAAGGTCTGGCACTGGTACCGCGTGTGGAACAGATGGAGCAGTCCTTTATCCAGATTGACAAGCGCCACGACCCTTTGCAAGGTCGGGTCCGGATTGGTGCGCCAGAAGGTTTTGGTACGGCATTTTTAGCCCGTCTTTTGGCAGAATTTTCCCAGCATTATCCTTTGCTGACCATTGACCTGATTCCGGTACCGAAAGCGATCAAACTTTCACATCGAGAAGCCGATATTGTGATCGCGATTGACCGGCCCAAATCTGGCCCCTATATCATTACTCGTTTGTCTAACTACTGCCTGAAACTGTATGGCAGCCAGCATTATTTACAGCAAAATCCGGAAATTAAAAAACTGGAAGACCTCCAGCAGCACCGTTTTGTCGATTATATTGATGATCTCGTCTATAGCACTGCACTGTATTCGCTGGAGCGTCTTCCCTTGCAGGTCAGTGCCTGTTTTCGCAGTAATAGTATTCTGGCGCAGGAAATTGCCGTGCGTGCAGGTGCTGGACTGGCCATTTTGCCGAAATTTCTGGTCAATGATAAAAGTGAACTGAAAGAGGTGCTGGGTCAGCAGCTCAGTTTTACCCACACTTTCTGGATGCTGACGCTGGTCGATCTGCAACATGAACCAAAAATTAAACTGGTCTGGGATTTCTTGCGTAAACAAGCCGATCTTCAGCAAGACCTGTTAATGGGCAGATGAATATTGAACACACTGTTCACTTTGCAAGGCTACGTACTTTAGTTAAATCAACTGAAACAACAACGTATCGATACAGCAAATGAACGTATCACAACATTCCTGACGCTCATGACTTGTTAAATTAACAGTCGATCATTCGCGATGTTTTTTAATGAGCTACAGGAAAATAATATGAAAATCTTGATGATACTGACTTCACATGACCAGCTGGGCGATACTGGCAAAAAAACTGGCTTCTGGTTGGAAGAGCTAGCTGCGCCTTATTACACCTTTGTCGATGCAGGCGCAGAGGTAGTTTTGGCTTCTCCTGCAGGTGGTCAGCCACCATTAGATCCAAAAAGTAATGAGCCGGATGCGCAAACCGAAACCACCAAACGCTTTGAAGCAGATGAGGTGGCCATGCAGGCTCTTGCCAATACACATAAGTGGAGTGAAGTCTTAAATCAGGATTTTGATGCCGTGTTCTATCCGGGTGGTCACGGTCCATTATGGGATCTAGCCAAAGACCAGAATTCTATTTCTTTAATTGAGCAGACTTTACAGGCAGATAAACCTGTTGCGCTGGTCTGTCATGCAGCGGGTGTACTTCGTGAAGTCAAAGATGCCGAAGGTCATTCGATTGTAGAAGGCAAGACAGTCACCGGTTTTACTAATACCGAAGAAGACGGCGTAGGCCTAACCGATGTTGTCCCATTTCTAGTGGAAGACATGCTGAAAGAAAAAGGCGGGAAATATTCCAAAGCTGAGGATTGGCAGGTGCATGTACAGCAAGATGGTTTACTGATTACCGGGCAAAATCCGGCCTCTTCTGCTGCAACCGCAGAAGCTTTATTAAAATTATTAAAATAGAAGTTAATCTAAAATTCGTATTAATCTTTTAGATCACTTCTTTTTAAATAAGAAAACCCTGAATGATGCAAGATTATTCAGGGTTTAATTTATCTATTTATTCCCAGATTTAGTTCGCTTCAGCCGCTGTGGAGGCAATATGCTGAGCCAGTAACTCTCTGAGTTTAAATTTCTGGATTTTCCCTGATGGGGTCATCGGAATTTCATCCCAGATCTCCAAACGTTCCGGAAGATATTGCATAGCCAGATTATGAGTTTTCAGGAAATCTACCAGCTCATTAAAACTTAACGGCTTTGTCTGATCTTTCAGCTTGATGATTGCACAGGCACGCTCGCTCATTCGCTCATCTGCATAAGCCACTAAAGCTACTGTGGCGATATTCGGATGCTTATAAAGTAGTGATTCAATTTCCGCGACCGGAATATTTTCTCCACCACGAATAATCACATCCTTCTTACGTCCGCAAATCCGAATATAGCCATGCTCGTCCTGATAGGCAATATCGCCAGTATCAAACCCGCCTTCGGCATCCGTATCATTCAAATGTGGACGTTTTAAATAACCGCCAAAATTTGAACAGGTGCGGATCATCAAACGCCCGGATTCATTCACGGCTTTGGTCTGACCTTTTTTATTCACGATCTTGATTTCAACACCAGGTAAAGCGATGCCATCCGTATTGAAAGAGTGTTCATCCTCATCTTCAGGTCGGGTCAGCGTCACTGCACCACATTCGGTCATACCCAGGCTGAAATCACTTTTACTCCTAAAATATCCCGGGCTTTTTGCACCAATGGACCTGGAATGGGCGCACCTGCACACAGGAAAATTTTCAGTGAATCAACCTTGTCATGCT encodes the following:
- a CDS encoding LysR family transcriptional regulator, which translates into the protein MKVDWDHLRFFLVLARAKTLTNAARLIGVEHSTVARRIQALENTLGTQLFKREATGYELTSEGLALVPRVEQMEQSFIQIDKRHDPLQGRVRIGAPEGFGTAFLARLLAEFSQHYPLLTIDLIPVPKAIKLSHREADIVIAIDRPKSGPYIITRLSNYCLKLYGSQHYLQQNPEIKKLEDLQQHRFVDYIDDLVYSTALYSLERLPLQVSACFRSNSILAQEIAVRAGAGLAILPKFLVNDKSELKEVLGQQLSFTHTFWMLTLVDLQHEPKIKLVWDFLRKQADLQQDLLMGR
- a CDS encoding type 1 glutamine amidotransferase domain-containing protein, with the protein product MKILMILTSHDQLGDTGKKTGFWLEELAAPYYTFVDAGAEVVLASPAGGQPPLDPKSNEPDAQTETTKRFEADEVAMQALANTHKWSEVLNQDFDAVFYPGGHGPLWDLAKDQNSISLIEQTLQADKPVALVCHAAGVLREVKDAEGHSIVEGKTVTGFTNTEEDGVGLTDVVPFLVEDMLKEKGGKYSKAEDWQVHVQQDGLLITGQNPASSAATAEALLKLLK